In a single window of the Panthera leo isolate Ple1 chromosome A1, P.leo_Ple1_pat1.1, whole genome shotgun sequence genome:
- the LOC122215978 gene encoding E3 ubiquitin-protein ligase TRIM7 isoform X5, whose product MAAVGPRTGPGSGAEALALAAELQGEATCSICLELFREPVSVECGHSFCRSCIARCWERPGTGTTTVPRALPCPLPCPQCREPVRPGQLRPNRQLASVATLLRRFSLPAAAPGEHRPPEAAVAGCVQHGEPLKLYCQDDGRAICVVCDRAREHRAHAVLPLDEAVQEAKELLESRLKVLRKDLEDYEVFRSTEEKESKELLKQMAAEREKVGAEFQALRAFLVEQEGRLLGRLEELSREVTQKQNENIAQLEGEITQLSKLSSHIQETSRKPDLDFLQEFKNTLSSGADLGPRHCQPPPHPLSGS is encoded by the exons ATGGCGGCGGTGGGGCCGCGGACTGGCCCCGGCTCCGGGGCCGAGGCGCTGGCACTGGCGGCAGAGCTGCAGGGCGAGGCCACATGTTCTATCTGCCTGGAGCTCTTCCGCGAGCCCGTATCCGTCGAGTGCGGTCACAGCTTCTGCCGCTCCTGTATCGCGCGCTGTTGGGAGCGCCCCGGCACAGGAACGACCACAGTGCCGCGCGCGCTGCCTTGTCCGCTGCCCTGCCCACAGTGTAGAGAGCCCGTGCGTCCCGGCCAGCTGCGGCCCAACAGGCAGCTGGCCTCAGTGGCCACGCTGCTGCGGCGCTTCAGCCTGCCTGCGGCCGCGCCAGGAGAACACCGGCCCCCGGAGGCGGCGGTGGCCGGGTGCGTACAGCATGGTGAACCGCTCAAGCTCTACTGCCAGGACGACGGACGCGCCATTTGCGTGGTGTGCGACCGCGCCCGCGAACACCGCGCGCACGCAGTGTTGCCGCTAGACGAGGCTGTGCAGGAAGCTAAG GAGCTCCTGGAGTCTAGGCTGAAGGTCTTGAGGAAGGATCTGGAAGACTATGAGGTGTTTCGTTCCACggaagagaaggagagcaagGAGCTCCTG AAGCAGATGGCAGCTGAGCGAGAGAAGGTGGGTGCAGAGTTCCAGGCTCTGCGGGCCTTCCTGGTGGAGCAGGAGGGCCGGCTCCTGGGCCGCCTGGAGGAGCTGTCACGGGAGGTGACACAGAAGCAAAATGAGAACATAGCTCAGCTTGAGGGTGAAATCACCCAGCTCTCCAAGCTCAGCAGCCATATCCAGGAGACATCTCGAAAGCCTGACCTTGACTTTCTTCAG
- the LOC122215978 gene encoding E3 ubiquitin-protein ligase TRIM7 isoform X6 produces the protein MAAVGPRTGPGSGAEALALAAELQGEATCSICLELFREPVSVECGHSFCRSCIARCWERPGTGTTTVPRALPCPLPCPQCREPVRPGQLRPNRQLASVATLLRRFSLPAAAPGEHRPPEAAVAGCVQHGEPLKLYCQDDGRAICVVCDRAREHRAHAVLPLDEAVQEAKELLESRLKVLRKDLEDYEVFRSTEEKESKELLKQMAAEREKVGAEFQALRAFLVEQEGRLLGRLEELSREVTQKQNENIAQLEGEITQLSKLSSHIQETSRKPDLDFLQEFKNTLSRLFVLQMQQCAWSQANHSLF, from the exons ATGGCGGCGGTGGGGCCGCGGACTGGCCCCGGCTCCGGGGCCGAGGCGCTGGCACTGGCGGCAGAGCTGCAGGGCGAGGCCACATGTTCTATCTGCCTGGAGCTCTTCCGCGAGCCCGTATCCGTCGAGTGCGGTCACAGCTTCTGCCGCTCCTGTATCGCGCGCTGTTGGGAGCGCCCCGGCACAGGAACGACCACAGTGCCGCGCGCGCTGCCTTGTCCGCTGCCCTGCCCACAGTGTAGAGAGCCCGTGCGTCCCGGCCAGCTGCGGCCCAACAGGCAGCTGGCCTCAGTGGCCACGCTGCTGCGGCGCTTCAGCCTGCCTGCGGCCGCGCCAGGAGAACACCGGCCCCCGGAGGCGGCGGTGGCCGGGTGCGTACAGCATGGTGAACCGCTCAAGCTCTACTGCCAGGACGACGGACGCGCCATTTGCGTGGTGTGCGACCGCGCCCGCGAACACCGCGCGCACGCAGTGTTGCCGCTAGACGAGGCTGTGCAGGAAGCTAAG GAGCTCCTGGAGTCTAGGCTGAAGGTCTTGAGGAAGGATCTGGAAGACTATGAGGTGTTTCGTTCCACggaagagaaggagagcaagGAGCTCCTG AAGCAGATGGCAGCTGAGCGAGAGAAGGTGGGTGCAGAGTTCCAGGCTCTGCGGGCCTTCCTGGTGGAGCAGGAGGGCCGGCTCCTGGGCCGCCTGGAGGAGCTGTCACGGGAGGTGACACAGAAGCAAAATGAGAACATAGCTCAGCTTGAGGGTGAAATCACCCAGCTCTCCAAGCTCAGCAGCCATATCCAGGAGACATCTCGAAAGCCTGACCTTGACTTTCTTCAG